The stretch of DNA GTGTCATAGGCTTCTTCATAAGCTTCTTGTGACTGAGCGAAACCGCACTTATACACCCCGTTATTTACTTCATGAAAGATTATATCATTCAATGCATCAATTTCATCCCGTAAATGCTCTGGGTATAAATCAGGGGCATTTTCCTTATGAAACGGCTCCCAAACCGTTTCTAGATAGTTTGTTAGTTTAAAATAATCATTATTAACTACCTTCTGTTCCTTAATATCTACCATTACTGGAACCGTTGGCCGTCCTTGGTAGTCTGGAGCTGTCTTAAGGTACAATTCACTCATATAGCGCACACCTAGTACTGGGTCAACACCATCCGGATCTAAAGAAAATTCCCAGTCAACATGGGGGAGTTTAGGCCGCATAGGGCTTGCCGTTCCTAGACTGATAACCTCTTCTAAACCTAGTATTCTTCGAACAATCACTGACCGGTGGGCCCAAGGACAAACGGCAGACCATAATAGTCGGTACCTTCCTGCCTCAACTGGAAGCTCGCCATCCCTCTTACCAAATGGAGACGTAAAGCTATTCTTTTGACGTTTAAATGCACCATCTGAGGAGATTTCCTGAATCGCCTCTTTCTTTCCATTGTTAGATTGCAGCTGATCTTGGGACATTTGTTTCATCCTTCCATTTTGAGCATATGAGTTAACCTCATTTTAACTGTTGAATGGTTGATAATGGAAATAATAACTGTTGGATTTTTTGGAAATGACATACTTACTCTTTTCCTTTCCAATCCCTTTGTTTTCTTTCCTTTAAAATATCCTGGATGATTTCCATATGAAAAGCAGCCCATGCTTTCTCACGAAAATGAAGGATGACACTCAATGTTAATATGAGCAAGTATACACTCCCAAAAAGTGCCCAAAGGATACTTCCATCTTTAA from Bacillus sp. SLBN-46 encodes:
- a CDS encoding glutathione S-transferase C-terminal domain-containing protein; translated protein: MSQDQLQSNNGKKEAIQEISSDGAFKRQKNSFTSPFGKRDGELPVEAGRYRLLWSAVCPWAHRSVIVRRILGLEEVISLGTASPMRPKLPHVDWEFSLDPDGVDPVLGVRYMSELYLKTAPDYQGRPTVPVMVDIKEQKVVNNDYFKLTNYLETVWEPFHKENAPDLYPEHLRDEIDALNDIIFHEVNNGVYKCGFAQSQEAYEEAYDTLFNRLDELEQRLAVKRFLFGDYITDADVRLYATLVRFDVAYYSAFKANRNRIVDFPNLWGYLRDLYQTPGFGDTTDFDAIKRHYHLSHHIASNDQKGQNILPKGPDLSGLHSGHGRELLSNKTEKFLIN